The stretch of DNA CCCTTGAGTCCGATGTCGGCGACCTGGATGCGGGCGCAGGCGTTGGGGCAGCCGTTGAGGTTGATGGTCAGCGGCTCGTCGAACTCCGGCAGACGGCGCTCCAGTTCGTCGATGAGCCAGGAGCCGCGCGCCTTGGTCTCCACGATGGCCAGCTTGCAGAACTCGATGCCCGTGCAGGCCATCGTGGACCGCCTGAACGATGAGGGGGTGACGGTGAGGTCCAGCGCCTCCAGGCCCGCGGTGAGCGACTCGACCCGGTCCTCCTCGACGTCGAGCACCACCATCTTCTGCTCGACCGTCGTACGCAGCCTGCCGGAGCCGTGCGCCTCGGCCAGCTCGGCGACCTTCGTCAGTACGGTGCCGTCGACGCGGCCGACGCGCGGCGCGAACCCGACGTAGAAGCGGCCGTCCTGCTGGCGGTGGACGCCCACGTGGTCGCGCCAGCGCTCCACGGGCTCGGCGGGCGCGGGCCCGTCGAGCAGCAGGCGCTTCAGGTACTCGTCCTCCAGGACCTGCCGGAACTTCTCCGGACCCCAATCCGCGACCAGGAACTTCAGCCGCGCGCGAGTGCGCAGCCTGCGGTAGCCGTAGTCCCGGAAGATCGAGATGACGCCGACGTGGACGTCGGCGACCTCCTCCAGCGGGACCCAGGCGCCGAGCCGCACGCCGATCTTGGGGTTGGTGGAGAGCCCGCCGCCGACCCACAGGTCGAACCCCGGTCCGTGCTCGGGGTGTTCGACCCCGACGAAGGAGACGTCGTTGATCTCGTGTGCCACGTCGAGCAGGGGCGATCCCGAGATCGCCGTCTTGAACTTGCGGGGCAGGTTGGAGAAGGCGGGGTTGCCGATCACCCTGCGCTGGATCTCGTCGATGGCCGGAGTGCCGTCGATGATCTCGTCCAGCGCGATACCGGCCACGGGTGAACCGAGCACCACACGGGGGGTGTCGCCGCACGCCTCGGTCGTCGAGAGGCCCACCGCTTCGAGCCTGCGCCAGATCTCCGGCACGTCCTCGATCCTGATCCAGTGGAGCTGGATGTTCTGCCGGTCGGTGATGTCCGCGGTACCGCGCGCGAACTCCTGCGAGATCTCCCCGATGACACGGAGCTGATCGGTCCTCAGCCGCCCGCCGTCGACGCGTACCCGCAGCATGAAGTACTTGTCGTCCAGTTCCTCCGGCTCAAGGACCGCCGTCTTGCCGCCGTCGATCCCCGGCCTGCGCTGGGTGTAGAGACCCCACCAGCGCATCCGGCCGCGGAGATCGTTGGGGTCGATGGAGTCGAATCCGGCCTTCGAGTAGATCGTCTCAATGCGTGTCCGTACGTTGAGACCGTCGTCGTCCTTCTTGAACTGCTCGTTGCCGTTGAGCGGAGTGAAGTGACCCACAGCCCACTGACCCTCGCCACGGTGCCTGCCGGCCTTGCGGCGTGGGGTGGCTGCGGGGGGCTGCGCGGGGGAGTCGGCCATGGCGGTACGTCCTTCGAGACGGCAGGCGGGCGGGCTCCGACCTGCGCGTGCGGGCATGCGTGCGCGGCACTGCGCAGGCGGTGGCGGTAAAAAGAAGAAGTCTGTTACCCGGAAGGGGAGTTGAGCTGTCAGCTCACGTGACAGATGGCGCTGGACATGCGGCAGAGATCGACGTGCCGCCGACTCACCAAGGCAATTCCAGCTTCAGACATGACGGAAGCGTGTCACGCGGATCTCGGGACAGTCCACCATCATCCGTGATGTGGACATTGCTGTCTCGATATGTGGACGATGGGAGTGTGGTGCGGCGGACGCACCGGCGCACCCCCACCCCCAGGAGTGGTCGATCAAGCGCCGACGGGCACCGACCCCGCTCCGGGCCAGGGCCCGGCTGTCGCCGTCTCCTCCTCCTGCTCGCTCTCCGTCTCGTAGACCGTGAAGCCGCGCCGCTGATAGTTGGCGAGCGCGTGGGGG from Streptomyces tsukubensis encodes:
- a CDS encoding nitrite/sulfite reductase, giving the protein MADSPAQPPAATPRRKAGRHRGEGQWAVGHFTPLNGNEQFKKDDDGLNVRTRIETIYSKAGFDSIDPNDLRGRMRWWGLYTQRRPGIDGGKTAVLEPEELDDKYFMLRVRVDGGRLRTDQLRVIGEISQEFARGTADITDRQNIQLHWIRIEDVPEIWRRLEAVGLSTTEACGDTPRVVLGSPVAGIALDEIIDGTPAIDEIQRRVIGNPAFSNLPRKFKTAISGSPLLDVAHEINDVSFVGVEHPEHGPGFDLWVGGGLSTNPKIGVRLGAWVPLEEVADVHVGVISIFRDYGYRRLRTRARLKFLVADWGPEKFRQVLEDEYLKRLLLDGPAPAEPVERWRDHVGVHRQQDGRFYVGFAPRVGRVDGTVLTKVAELAEAHGSGRLRTTVEQKMVVLDVEEDRVESLTAGLEALDLTVTPSSFRRSTMACTGIEFCKLAIVETKARGSWLIDELERRLPEFDEPLTINLNGCPNACARIQVADIGLKGQLVLDENGEQVEGYQVHLGGALGLEAGFGRKVRGLKVTADALPDYIERVLTRFQEQRTDGERFATWAGRADEEALS